One Nocardioides luti DNA window includes the following coding sequences:
- a CDS encoding FKBP-type peptidyl-prolyl cis-trans isomerase codes for MDKPEIDFFDPEPPTDLVVTDVTEGDGPEAAAGNTVSVHYVGVAHSTGEEFDASYNRGEPLQFRLGIGQVISGWDQGVQGMKVGGRRQLVIPPHLGYGDRGAGGVIKPGETLIFVVDLLAVS; via the coding sequence ATGGACAAGCCCGAGATCGACTTCTTCGACCCCGAGCCGCCGACCGACCTGGTCGTCACCGACGTGACCGAGGGCGACGGCCCCGAGGCCGCCGCCGGCAACACCGTCTCGGTGCACTACGTCGGGGTCGCGCACTCGACCGGTGAGGAGTTCGACGCGTCGTACAACCGCGGCGAGCCGCTGCAGTTCCGCCTCGGCATCGGCCAGGTCATCTCCGGCTGGGACCAGGGCGTCCAGGGCATGAAGGTCGGCGGCCGCCGCCAGCTCGTCATCCCCCCGCACCTGGGCTACGGCGACCGTGGCGCCGGTGGCGTCATCAAGCCCGGCGAGACGCTGATCTTCGTCGTCGACCTGCTCGCGGTGTCCTGA
- a CDS encoding hemolysin family protein — protein sequence MNEWVMVAIGLVLTVGTGLFVASEFALVNLDRHDLESRAERGEKGLGPTIRALRITSTHLSSAQLGITLTTLLTGYTFEPAVSSLLESPLTGAGVPEGVVPVVGGVVGVVLATLFSMVIGELVPKNFALAVPLATAKVVVPFQAAFTALFRPVVLLLNNTANAILRSFGVEPQEELSGARSADELTYLIRHSASAGMLEQDDATLLDRTLRFSTRDAADLMTPRVRMAAVALDDTAAEIVALSSRTGFSRLPVLDAGPDDIVGLVHVKRAFAVPLADRHTTTAADLMVPALRVPETLGADGLLTVLRARGPQLAVVTDEHGGTAGVVTLEDLVEEIVGELEDEHDRAAPAVTRRGGSVSFDASWRPDELLDRTGVVVPASDDWDTVAGYVVHVLGRLPEVGDEVVTDAGTLRVERVDGARIVRLEASRG from the coding sequence ATGAACGAGTGGGTGATGGTGGCGATCGGCCTCGTGCTGACCGTGGGCACCGGCCTGTTCGTCGCCTCCGAGTTCGCCCTGGTCAACCTCGACCGCCACGACCTGGAGAGCCGCGCCGAGCGCGGCGAGAAGGGCCTCGGTCCCACGATCCGGGCGCTGCGCATCACCTCGACGCACCTGTCCAGCGCCCAGCTCGGGATCACGCTCACCACCCTGCTCACCGGCTACACCTTCGAGCCGGCGGTCAGCTCGCTGCTGGAGTCGCCGCTGACGGGGGCCGGCGTGCCGGAGGGGGTCGTCCCGGTGGTCGGTGGTGTCGTCGGGGTGGTGCTCGCCACGCTCTTCTCGATGGTCATCGGCGAGCTGGTGCCGAAGAACTTCGCGCTCGCGGTCCCGCTCGCGACCGCGAAGGTGGTCGTGCCCTTCCAGGCTGCCTTCACCGCGCTCTTCCGCCCCGTGGTGCTGCTGCTCAACAACACCGCGAACGCGATCCTGCGCTCGTTCGGCGTCGAGCCGCAGGAGGAGCTGAGCGGTGCCCGCAGCGCCGACGAGCTGACCTACCTGATCCGGCACTCCGCGTCCGCCGGCATGCTCGAGCAGGACGACGCGACCCTGCTCGACCGGACCCTGCGCTTCTCGACCCGGGACGCCGCCGACCTGATGACGCCGCGGGTCCGGATGGCCGCCGTGGCTCTCGACGACACGGCGGCCGAGATCGTCGCGCTGTCGTCGCGCACGGGCTTCTCCCGGCTCCCGGTCCTGGACGCGGGCCCCGACGACATCGTCGGCCTCGTCCACGTGAAGCGGGCCTTCGCGGTGCCGCTCGCGGACCGGCACACCACCACGGCGGCCGACCTCATGGTGCCCGCCCTCCGGGTCCCCGAGACCCTCGGCGCCGACGGCCTGCTGACCGTGCTCCGGGCGCGAGGACCGCAGCTCGCGGTCGTCACCGACGAGCACGGCGGGACCGCCGGCGTCGTCACCCTCGAGGACCTGGTCGAGGAGATCGTGGGGGAGCTCGAGGACGAGCACGACCGGGCCGCTCCCGCCGTCACCCGTCGCGGCGGCTCGGTGTCCTTCGACGCGTCCTGGCGACCCGACGAGCTGCTCGACCGCACCGGGGTCGTGGTGCCCGCGTCGGACGACTGGGACACCGTCGCGGGGTACGTCGTCCACGTCCTCGGCCGGCTGCCCGAGGTCGGCGACGAGGTCGTGACCGACGCGGGCACGCTGCGGGTCGAGCGGGTCGACGGCGCCCGGATCGTCCGGCTGGAGGCCTCCCGTGGGTGA
- a CDS encoding DUF445 domain-containing protein: MATAMITSDPAADEVRRQGLRRMRTLAVSLLGLAAVVYLLTLGRDGFLGFVNAGAEASMVGAIADWFAVTALFKHPLGLPIPHTALIPRRKDELGRGLQEFVGENFLQEDIIRERMAVATISARVGRWLSDPVNARRVVDEASEVAAIGLGKVRDEHVVDLVSEALVPRFREEPISPLLGGLLGEMVHDDLHHGLVDLALTELHEWLQENPDTVAQILGERAPWWTPPRLNDAVTSRINVELVRWVGDIRDDPHHHARQALDSMLAQLARDLLEDPETQERTERLKERMLDHPQVLESAISLWNALRRTLQTSLTDPDGAVRRRLLTEVCRFADRLLAEEALRARLDGIAADVAVFAVGRYGDEVTAVITHTIERWDGKEAARRIELHVGRDLQFIRINGTIVGGLVGVLIHTVSVLVGG, translated from the coding sequence ATGGCCACCGCGATGATCACCTCCGACCCTGCCGCCGACGAGGTACGCCGTCAGGGGCTGCGCCGGATGCGCACCCTGGCCGTCTCGCTGCTCGGCCTCGCCGCCGTCGTCTACCTGCTCACGCTGGGCCGGGACGGCTTCCTCGGCTTCGTGAACGCGGGTGCCGAGGCCTCGATGGTCGGCGCGATCGCGGACTGGTTCGCGGTGACCGCGCTGTTCAAGCACCCGCTGGGCCTGCCGATCCCGCACACGGCGCTGATCCCGCGGCGCAAGGACGAGCTCGGGCGCGGGCTGCAGGAGTTCGTGGGGGAGAACTTCCTCCAGGAGGACATCATCCGCGAGCGGATGGCGGTGGCGACGATCTCGGCGCGGGTCGGGCGCTGGCTCTCCGACCCGGTCAACGCCCGCCGGGTCGTCGACGAGGCCTCGGAGGTCGCGGCGATCGGCCTCGGCAAGGTCCGCGACGAGCACGTGGTGGACCTGGTCAGCGAGGCGCTCGTGCCGCGCTTCCGCGAGGAGCCGATCTCCCCGCTGCTCGGGGGGCTGCTCGGCGAGATGGTGCACGACGACCTGCACCACGGCCTGGTCGACCTGGCCCTCACCGAGCTGCACGAGTGGCTGCAGGAGAACCCGGACACGGTCGCCCAGATCCTGGGGGAGCGGGCGCCGTGGTGGACGCCCCCGCGGCTCAACGACGCGGTCACGTCCCGGATCAACGTCGAGCTGGTCCGCTGGGTCGGCGACATCCGCGACGACCCGCACCACCACGCCCGCCAGGCCCTCGACTCGATGCTGGCGCAGCTGGCCCGCGACCTCCTCGAGGACCCGGAGACCCAGGAGCGCACCGAGCGGCTCAAGGAGCGGATGCTGGACCACCCGCAGGTCCTCGAGTCCGCGATCTCGCTGTGGAACGCCCTGCGCCGGACCCTCCAGACCTCGCTCACCGACCCGGACGGCGCCGTACGCCGGCGGCTGCTCACCGAGGTCTGCCGCTTCGCGGACCGGCTGCTCGCCGAGGAGGCCCTGCGGGCCCGCCTCGACGGCATCGCCGCGGACGTCGCGGTCTTCGCCGTCGGCCGGTACGGCGACGAGGTCACCGCCGTCATCACGCACACCATCGAGCGCTGGGACGGCAAGGAGGCCGCCCGCCGCATCGAGCTGCACGTCGGCCGCGACCTGCAGTTCATCCGGATCAACGGCACCATCGTCGGCGGGCTCGTGGGCGTCCTGATCCACACGGTGAGCGTGCTGGTCGGTGGTTGA
- a CDS encoding CBS domain-containing protein — protein sequence MRIGDVLHAKSSHDVITIEPGATVRDLIALLAQHNVGALIVSTDGATLAGIVSERDVVRRLHDDAGVLDATVESIMTAVVETCDETSLVDDLMKTMTERRIRHVPVVVDGRISGIISIGDVVKHRIDQLEFERDQLDSYVHQT from the coding sequence ATGCGCATCGGCGACGTGCTCCATGCCAAGTCCAGCCACGACGTCATCACGATCGAGCCCGGCGCCACGGTCCGGGACCTGATCGCGCTGCTCGCCCAGCACAACGTCGGCGCCCTGATCGTCAGCACCGACGGTGCGACCCTCGCCGGCATCGTCAGCGAGCGCGACGTCGTACGCCGCCTCCACGACGACGCCGGCGTGCTCGACGCGACCGTCGAGTCGATCATGACCGCCGTCGTCGAGACCTGCGACGAGACCAGCCTGGTCGACGACCTGATGAAGACGATGACCGAGCGCCGGATCCGCCACGTCCCCGTCGTCGTGGACGGCCGGATCTCCGGGATCATCAGCATCGGCGACGTCGTCAAGCACCGCATCGACCAGCTGGAGTTCGAGCGCGACCAGCTCGACAGCTACGTCCACCAGACCTGA
- a CDS encoding ceramidase domain-containing protein, with protein sequence MPHRSLRPLAVTAAVALGSVALLALAIGGGWLGPDVGRGATFCEAARDGLVRQPANTLSNAGFVLAGLLVAWRAGAPARPGSVLASRPGVATAYACGVVLLGPGSAAMHATQSSLGGHLDTLSMYVVASFAAAYALTRWCGRDRVFLAQVFSLGVAGCELVGSVPGRVPVVMFAGNVAFGALLLAAVVLEVLLWRRGRTRIDLRWGTGALAAMVVALVIWTLSQHGWCDPHSWLQGHAVWHLLGALAAYLLLRLWDSEREPAQAKPNLASGSSSIRSS encoded by the coding sequence GTGCCGCACCGCTCCCTCCGACCGCTGGCGGTCACCGCGGCGGTGGCGCTCGGCTCCGTCGCCCTGCTGGCCCTGGCGATCGGCGGGGGCTGGCTCGGGCCGGACGTCGGGCGCGGGGCCACCTTCTGCGAGGCGGCGCGCGACGGCCTGGTGCGCCAGCCCGCGAACACGCTCTCCAACGCCGGGTTCGTGCTCGCCGGACTCCTCGTCGCGTGGCGGGCCGGCGCCCCCGCCCGCCCCGGCTCGGTGCTGGCCTCCCGGCCCGGTGTCGCCACGGCGTACGCCTGCGGCGTGGTGCTGCTCGGCCCCGGCAGCGCCGCGATGCACGCGACCCAGTCGTCGCTGGGCGGCCACCTCGACACGCTCAGCATGTACGTCGTCGCGTCGTTCGCCGCGGCCTACGCCCTGACCCGCTGGTGCGGGCGGGACCGCGTCTTCCTGGCCCAGGTCTTCTCGCTGGGCGTCGCCGGCTGCGAGCTGGTCGGGTCGGTCCCGGGACGGGTCCCCGTGGTGATGTTCGCCGGGAACGTCGCCTTCGGCGCACTGCTGCTGGCGGCGGTCGTGCTGGAGGTGCTGCTGTGGCGGCGGGGCCGGACCCGGATCGACCTGCGGTGGGGCACCGGGGCGCTCGCCGCCATGGTGGTCGCCCTCGTCATCTGGACGCTGTCGCAGCACGGCTGGTGCGACCCGCACTCGTGGCTCCAGGGGCACGCCGTCTGGCACCTGCTCGGCGCGCTGGCGGCGTACCTCCTCCTCCGGCTGTGGGACAGCGAGCGGGAGCCCGCTCAGGCGAAGCCGAACCTCGCGAGCGGCTCGAGCAGCATCCGCTCCTCGTAG
- a CDS encoding DUF5709 domain-containing protein: MSEDQLQPEDTLDDRGVADVLDEGISPPERPRGVFAKGVTDREQLEGETIDERVAQEEPEVWEQAEAEADAEVVDGDVTGEVGTERTGRLLADGADDDRFAADEGIDGAGASAEEAAMHTIEE, translated from the coding sequence ATGAGCGAAGACCAGCTGCAGCCCGAAGACACCCTCGACGACCGCGGGGTCGCTGACGTGCTCGACGAGGGCATCTCACCGCCCGAGCGCCCGCGCGGCGTGTTCGCGAAGGGCGTCACCGACCGCGAGCAGCTCGAGGGCGAGACCATCGACGAGCGGGTCGCCCAGGAGGAGCCGGAGGTCTGGGAGCAGGCCGAGGCCGAGGCGGACGCCGAGGTGGTCGACGGCGACGTGACCGGCGAGGTCGGCACCGAGCGCACCGGCCGCCTGCTCGCGGACGGGGCGGACGACGACCGCTTCGCCGCGGACGAGGGCATCGACGGCGCCGGTGCGAGCGCCGAGGAAGCCGCGATGCACACGATCGAGGAGTGA
- a CDS encoding SDR family NAD(P)-dependent oxidoreductase, whose product MTSIAIIGAGAGLGAAVARKFGAEGYAVGLISRNQARVDALADDLGKEGVQAKGFTADVRDPKSVAAALEQVTETLGPIEVLQYSPLPQKDFMRPVLETTPDDLVGPVEFSIYGPVAAVHQVLPGMRFLGENRGTILFVNGGSAVKPGRNVTGTSVAFAGQAAYAELLHEVLGEEGIQVSQLIIGGAIIEGDDEKDPAVLAGHLWDLHTKRDRFRHQVSAD is encoded by the coding sequence ATGACATCGATTGCGATCATCGGAGCAGGAGCAGGTCTCGGCGCAGCCGTCGCGCGGAAGTTCGGCGCGGAGGGGTACGCCGTCGGCCTCATCTCACGCAACCAGGCGCGCGTCGACGCGCTGGCCGACGACCTCGGCAAGGAGGGCGTGCAGGCCAAGGGCTTCACCGCCGACGTGCGCGACCCGAAGTCGGTCGCCGCGGCGCTCGAGCAGGTGACCGAGACCCTCGGCCCGATCGAGGTCCTGCAGTACAGCCCGCTGCCGCAGAAAGACTTCATGCGGCCCGTCCTCGAGACCACGCCGGACGACCTGGTCGGCCCGGTCGAGTTCTCGATCTACGGCCCCGTCGCGGCCGTCCACCAGGTGCTGCCCGGCATGCGCTTCCTCGGCGAGAACCGCGGCACGATCCTCTTCGTCAACGGTGGCTCGGCGGTCAAGCCCGGGCGCAACGTGACCGGCACGTCGGTCGCCTTCGCCGGGCAGGCGGCCTACGCCGAGCTGCTCCACGAGGTGCTCGGTGAGGAGGGCATCCAGGTCTCGCAGCTGATCATCGGCGGCGCGATCATCGAGGGCGACGACGAGAAGGACCCGGCCGTGCTGGCCGGCCACCTGTGGGACCTGCACACCAAGCGGGACCGGTTCCGCCACCAGGTGAGCGCCGACTGA
- a CDS encoding MXAN_6640 family putative metalloprotease: protein MRRTIATALVALSTALAVLPADISSAEGSKPTPGVAAGDSVAARQADRSLARAQQILAGGRGGQARPDATLALVDLYQALPNLDADERRQAEGVLGRPTQGASDPYGDGYTVPATKKCKKHFCLHYVTSTTDAPPSMEWVNTSLRTMNKVWKHEVGKLNYRKPLTDAGKGGSRKFDVYLKDVGAKNLYGYCAPEAKPKYRKYTASGFCVLDNDFNPAQFGGQAAKASLRVTAAHEFFHAIQFGYDYADDRWFLEATATWMEERFADKINDNRQYLPYGQMAVPTSSLDRFRSPCCNQYANWTFFEYLSSRYGNGVVRAAWQKAAAYKGAPDKYSIKAIAAVLGKRGGLPRVFARYAAYNVHPGRHYAEGGAWPSAEVAQSFKLQKSLRRGASTVKIDHLASRNFVAKPGKTLHSKKWKLRIKVAGPSRKTSPQVFVLVTRKHGSAIMKTVKLSRAGNGKVKVPFSHRKVRGVTVTIANVSTRYKCFPDNPKPFACSGKPKDQHKTFALHVKAVKG, encoded by the coding sequence ATGCGTCGTACGATCGCCACCGCGCTGGTGGCACTGAGCACGGCCCTCGCCGTGCTCCCGGCCGACATCTCGTCGGCCGAGGGCTCCAAGCCGACGCCGGGCGTCGCCGCCGGCGACAGCGTCGCGGCCCGCCAGGCCGACCGGTCGCTCGCGCGGGCCCAGCAGATCCTCGCGGGCGGACGCGGCGGCCAGGCCCGCCCCGACGCCACGCTCGCGCTGGTCGACCTCTACCAGGCGCTGCCGAACCTCGACGCCGACGAGCGCCGCCAGGCCGAGGGCGTCCTCGGCCGCCCGACCCAGGGCGCCAGCGACCCGTACGGCGACGGCTACACCGTGCCGGCGACCAAGAAGTGCAAGAAGCACTTCTGCCTGCACTACGTCACCAGCACCACCGACGCCCCGCCCAGCATGGAGTGGGTCAACACCTCGCTGCGGACCATGAACAAGGTCTGGAAGCACGAGGTCGGCAAGCTGAACTACCGCAAGCCGCTGACCGACGCCGGCAAGGGCGGCAGCCGCAAGTTCGACGTCTACCTCAAGGACGTCGGCGCGAAGAACCTCTACGGCTACTGCGCCCCCGAGGCCAAGCCGAAGTACCGCAAGTACACCGCCTCCGGCTTCTGCGTCCTCGACAACGACTTCAACCCGGCGCAGTTCGGCGGCCAGGCCGCCAAGGCCAGCCTCCGCGTCACCGCGGCCCACGAGTTCTTCCACGCGATCCAGTTCGGCTACGACTACGCCGACGACCGCTGGTTCCTCGAGGCCACCGCCACCTGGATGGAGGAGCGCTTCGCGGACAAGATCAACGACAACCGCCAGTACCTCCCCTACGGCCAGATGGCCGTCCCGACGTCGTCGCTGGACCGCTTCCGGAGCCCGTGCTGCAACCAGTACGCCAACTGGACGTTCTTCGAGTACCTCTCCAGCCGCTACGGCAACGGCGTCGTGCGCGCCGCCTGGCAGAAGGCCGCGGCCTACAAGGGCGCGCCGGACAAGTACTCCATCAAGGCCATCGCCGCGGTGCTCGGCAAGCGTGGCGGCCTGCCGCGCGTCTTCGCCCGGTACGCCGCCTACAACGTGCACCCGGGTCGCCACTACGCCGAGGGCGGGGCCTGGCCGAGCGCCGAGGTCGCGCAGTCGTTCAAGCTCCAGAAGAGCCTGCGTCGCGGCGCCTCCACCGTGAAGATCGACCACCTGGCGTCGCGCAACTTCGTCGCCAAGCCCGGCAAGACGCTGCACAGCAAGAAGTGGAAGCTGCGGATCAAGGTCGCCGGCCCGTCGCGCAAGACCTCCCCGCAGGTCTTCGTCCTGGTCACGCGCAAGCACGGCTCCGCGATCATGAAGACGGTCAAGCTCAGCCGCGCCGGCAACGGCAAGGTCAAGGTGCCCTTCAGCCACCGCAAGGTGCGGGGCGTGACGGTCACGATCGCCAACGTGTCCACGCGCTACAAGTGCTTCCCGGACAACCCCAAGCCCTTCGCCTGCAGCGGCAAGCCGAAGGACCAGCACAAGACGTTCGCGCTGCACGTGAAGGCCGTCAAGGGCTGA
- a CDS encoding CNNM domain-containing protein — translation MGDYLPGLLWLVVLLAGNAFFVGAEFAVISARRSQVEPLAADGSRAARTTLWAMEHATLMLATSQLGITICSLLILTVSEPAIHHLLEHPLGLTGLSAEATSVTAFVVALLLVTFLHVVLGEMVPKNLSFSVPDRAALVLAPPLVAVSRVFRPLIAALNWLANVALRAAGVEPKDEATSTFTLEEVEGIVAQSRREGTLDDAAGTLAGAFEFTDLTVAEVAVPLADVVLLGPGATPADVQAAVVAHGHSRYVVADADGAPVGYLHMKDVMDLGADDFADPVPAKRVRRLVAVALDAGLEEGLARLRRHGSHLAIGVDAAGVPQGVLFLEDVLEVLVGEVDDVA, via the coding sequence GTGGGTGACTACCTGCCCGGCCTGCTCTGGCTCGTCGTGCTGCTGGCCGGCAACGCGTTCTTCGTCGGCGCGGAGTTCGCCGTGATCTCCGCGCGCCGCAGCCAGGTCGAGCCGCTCGCCGCCGACGGCAGCCGCGCGGCCCGCACCACGCTCTGGGCGATGGAGCACGCGACGCTGATGCTCGCGACCTCCCAGCTCGGCATCACGATCTGCTCGCTGCTGATCCTCACCGTCTCCGAGCCGGCCATCCACCACCTGCTGGAGCACCCGCTGGGCCTCACCGGGCTCTCCGCCGAGGCGACCAGCGTGACGGCGTTCGTCGTGGCGCTGCTGCTGGTGACCTTCCTGCACGTGGTGCTCGGCGAGATGGTGCCGAAGAACCTCTCCTTCTCGGTCCCGGACCGCGCCGCACTGGTCCTGGCGCCCCCGCTGGTCGCCGTATCCCGGGTGTTCCGCCCGCTCATCGCCGCCCTCAACTGGCTGGCCAACGTGGCCCTGCGGGCCGCGGGCGTGGAGCCGAAGGACGAGGCGACGAGCACCTTCACGCTCGAGGAGGTCGAGGGGATCGTGGCCCAGTCGCGTCGCGAGGGCACCCTGGACGACGCGGCCGGCACGCTGGCCGGTGCCTTCGAGTTCACCGACCTCACCGTCGCCGAGGTCGCGGTGCCGCTGGCCGACGTCGTGCTGCTGGGTCCGGGCGCCACACCGGCCGACGTGCAGGCCGCGGTGGTGGCGCACGGGCACTCGCGCTACGTCGTCGCGGACGCGGACGGCGCCCCCGTGGGCTACCTCCACATGAAGGACGTCATGGACCTGGGCGCCGACGACTTCGCGGACCCGGTCCCGGCCAAGCGGGTGCGCCGGCTCGTGGCGGTCGCCCTCGACGCCGGGCTCGAGGAGGGGCTCGCCCGCCTGCGGCGCCACGGGTCGCACCTCGCGATCGGGGTCGACGCGGCCGGCGTGCCGCAGGGCGTGCTGTTCCTCGAGGACGTGCTCGAGGTGCTCGTCGGCGAGGTCGACGACGTGGCCTGA
- a CDS encoding LLM class flavin-dependent oxidoreductase, producing the protein MTDYGHDLQFGTFLTPDAAQPERVVELAALTEVAGLELATVQDHPYQARFLDVFSLLGAMLGRTTTLRVAPNVANLPLRPPYVLARTVASLDLLSRGRVELGLGAGAFWDAIVAAGGPRRTPGEALAALAEAVDVVRATWDTGQRSLRHEGAHYRVVGAHPGPAPAHDVEIWLGAIGPRMLALTGRVADGWLPSMSYVPPATLSERNARIDDAALAAGRDPVAVRRLYNVNASPGGGEPGLVGSATDWAEQLAGLVLEHGMSTFLLATDDPAAIRRFGDEVAPAVREHVDAARRGAAPADAAAVLAPAAPPTATASTGVPSGLGVRPTVDDGTRRSTEQPWDETTRPTYVPADPDRVYTAHEEATAQHLVDVHDHLRGELAQLFDVIGQVEAGSLDAGRARSLINTMTMRQNNWTLGAYCESYCRVVTTHHTIEDTSMFPHLRARDAALVPVIDRLEAEHHVIADVLDQVDRALVAVVSGPGGLPQLRAAVDLLADTMASHLAYEERMLLEPLARFGFA; encoded by the coding sequence ATGACCGACTACGGACACGACCTGCAGTTCGGGACGTTCCTCACGCCCGACGCCGCCCAGCCGGAGCGGGTGGTCGAGCTCGCCGCGCTGACCGAGGTCGCCGGCCTCGAGCTCGCCACGGTGCAGGACCACCCGTACCAGGCGCGGTTCCTCGACGTCTTCAGCCTGCTCGGCGCGATGCTCGGCCGGACCACCACGCTGCGGGTCGCGCCCAACGTCGCCAACCTGCCGCTGCGCCCGCCGTACGTCCTCGCCCGCACGGTCGCCAGCCTCGACCTGCTCAGCCGCGGCCGGGTCGAGCTCGGTCTCGGCGCCGGCGCGTTCTGGGACGCGATCGTCGCCGCCGGCGGCCCACGGCGTACGCCCGGCGAGGCGCTCGCCGCGCTCGCCGAGGCCGTCGACGTGGTCCGGGCGACCTGGGACACCGGGCAGCGCTCGCTGCGCCACGAAGGTGCGCACTACCGCGTGGTGGGGGCGCACCCCGGCCCGGCACCCGCCCACGACGTCGAGATCTGGCTGGGCGCGATCGGGCCGCGGATGCTCGCGCTGACCGGGCGGGTCGCCGACGGCTGGCTGCCGAGCATGTCCTACGTGCCGCCGGCCACCCTCTCCGAGCGGAACGCACGCATCGACGACGCGGCGCTCGCGGCCGGCCGCGACCCGGTCGCGGTCCGGCGGCTCTACAACGTGAATGCGTCCCCGGGCGGCGGCGAGCCGGGGCTCGTCGGCTCGGCGACCGACTGGGCCGAGCAGCTGGCCGGGCTGGTGCTCGAGCACGGGATGAGCACCTTCCTGCTCGCGACCGACGACCCCGCAGCGATCCGCCGCTTCGGTGACGAGGTCGCCCCCGCGGTGCGGGAGCACGTCGACGCCGCCCGGCGCGGGGCGGCCCCGGCCGACGCGGCGGCGGTCCTCGCACCCGCCGCGCCCCCGACCGCCACGGCGTCCACCGGCGTCCCGAGCGGGCTCGGCGTCCGCCCGACCGTCGACGACGGCACCCGCCGCTCGACCGAGCAGCCCTGGGACGAGACCACGCGCCCGACGTACGTCCCTGCCGACCCGGACCGCGTCTACACCGCCCACGAGGAGGCCACCGCCCAGCACCTCGTCGACGTGCACGACCACCTCCGCGGCGAGCTGGCCCAGCTCTTCGACGTCATCGGCCAGGTCGAGGCCGGCAGCCTGGACGCGGGCCGGGCGCGCTCGCTGATCAACACGATGACCATGCGGCAGAACAACTGGACCCTCGGCGCGTACTGCGAGTCCTACTGCCGCGTGGTGACCACGCACCACACGATCGAGGACACCTCGATGTTCCCGCACCTGCGCGCCCGCGACGCCGCGCTGGTCCCGGTCATCGACCGGCTCGAGGCGGAGCACCACGTCATCGCGGACGTGCTCGACCAGGTCGACCGGGCGCTGGTCGCGGTCGTGTCGGGGCCGGGCGGCCTCCCGCAATTGCGGGCCGCGGTCGACCTGCTGGCCGACACGATGGCCTCGCACCTGGCCTACGAGGAGCGGATGCTGCTCGAGCCGCTCGCGAGGTTCGGCTTCGCCTGA
- a CDS encoding RNA-binding S4 domain-containing protein, with amino-acid sequence MTEPVDVPIRDQSIRLGQFLKLANLIESGSEAKEVVASGTVLVNGEPETRRGRQLVLGDVVTLGPQSAKVSDESAGDDLPW; translated from the coding sequence GTGACCGAACCCGTGGACGTGCCCATCCGTGACCAGTCGATCCGGCTGGGTCAGTTCCTCAAGCTCGCGAACCTGATCGAGTCGGGCTCCGAGGCCAAGGAGGTCGTCGCGAGCGGCACGGTCCTGGTCAACGGCGAGCCCGAGACGCGGCGCGGCCGCCAGCTGGTGCTCGGGGACGTCGTCACGCTCGGCCCGCAGTCGGCCAAGGTCTCGGACGAGTCGGCCGGGGACGACCTGCCCTGGTGA
- a CDS encoding adenylyltransferase/cytidyltransferase family protein, with amino-acid sequence MSRTVITFGTFDVFHVGHLRVIERAAALGDRLVVGVSADALNLRKKGREPVFSQAERLAIVAALKPVDEVFVEESLELKRDYIQQYAADVLVMGDDWKGRFDEFEDVCEVVYLARTPAISTTALIEKISATS; translated from the coding sequence ATGTCGCGCACCGTGATCACCTTCGGCACCTTCGACGTCTTCCACGTCGGACACCTCCGGGTGATCGAGCGGGCCGCCGCGCTCGGCGACCGCTTGGTCGTCGGGGTCTCGGCCGACGCGCTCAACCTCCGCAAGAAGGGCCGCGAGCCGGTCTTCAGCCAGGCCGAGCGGCTGGCCATCGTCGCCGCGCTCAAGCCGGTCGACGAGGTCTTCGTCGAGGAGAGCCTCGAGCTCAAGCGCGACTACATCCAGCAGTACGCCGCCGACGTGCTCGTCATGGGCGACGACTGGAAGGGCCGCTTCGACGAGTTCGAGGACGTCTGCGAGGTCGTCTACCTCGCCCGGACGCCGGCCATCTCGACCACCGCCCTGATCGAGAAGATCTCCGCCACCTCCTGA